In the genome of Pseudomonas protegens, one region contains:
- a CDS encoding arsenic transporter, with protein sequence MLIAVLIFLLTITLVIWQPKGLGVGWSAVFGALLALFCGVVQLADIPVVWQIIWNATGTFVALIIISLLLDEAGFFAWAALHVARWGRGRGRRLFAFMVLLGALVSALFANDGAALILTPIVISMLLALRFSPATTLAFVMGAGFIADTASLPLVVSNLVNIVSADFFKIGFNRYAAVMLPVNLVSVAATLVVLLWFFRRDIPLDYDPRQLAEPSSAIHDRATFMAGWWVLLILLLGCFALEPLGIPISAISAACATLLLVIAARGHKISTRKVLKEAPWQVVIFSLGMYLVVYGLRNAGLTGHLAAWLDAFAGGGIWGAALGTGLLSAGLSSLMNNLPTVLIGALSIDASQATGVVKEAMIYANVIGSDLGPKITPIGSLATLLWLHVLERKGIHIGWGYYFRVGVVLTVPVLLVTLAALALRLSLA encoded by the coding sequence ATGTTGATTGCAGTACTGATCTTCCTGCTGACCATTACCCTGGTGATCTGGCAGCCCAAAGGCCTGGGCGTCGGCTGGAGCGCGGTGTTCGGCGCGCTCCTGGCGCTGTTCTGCGGCGTGGTGCAACTGGCCGACATCCCGGTGGTGTGGCAGATCATCTGGAACGCCACCGGCACCTTCGTCGCCCTGATCATCATCAGCCTGCTGCTGGACGAAGCCGGGTTCTTCGCCTGGGCCGCCCTGCATGTGGCGCGCTGGGGCCGCGGGCGAGGGCGCCGCTTGTTCGCCTTCATGGTGCTCTTGGGCGCCCTGGTGTCGGCGCTGTTCGCCAACGACGGCGCGGCGCTGATCCTCACGCCCATCGTGATTTCCATGCTGCTGGCCCTGCGCTTTTCGCCGGCCACCACCCTGGCTTTCGTCATGGGGGCCGGCTTCATCGCCGACACCGCGAGCCTGCCGCTGGTGGTGTCGAACCTGGTGAACATCGTCTCCGCGGACTTTTTCAAGATCGGCTTCAACCGCTATGCGGCGGTGATGCTGCCGGTCAACCTGGTGAGCGTGGCCGCGACCCTGGTGGTGCTGCTGTGGTTTTTCCGCCGTGATATCCCGCTGGATTATGACCCCCGACAACTGGCCGAACCGTCCAGTGCCATCCATGACCGGGCAACCTTCATGGCCGGCTGGTGGGTGCTGCTGATCCTGCTGCTGGGCTGCTTTGCCCTGGAGCCGCTGGGGATTCCCATCAGCGCCATTTCCGCGGCCTGCGCCACCTTGCTGCTGGTGATCGCGGCGCGTGGACACAAGATCTCCACCCGCAAGGTGCTCAAGGAAGCGCCATGGCAGGTCGTGATTTTTTCCCTGGGCATGTACCTGGTGGTGTACGGCTTGCGCAATGCCGGCCTGACCGGGCACCTGGCTGCCTGGCTCGACGCCTTTGCCGGCGGCGGAATCTGGGGCGCGGCCCTGGGCACCGGCTTGCTCAGCGCCGGGTTGTCGTCGTTGATGAACAACCTGCCGACGGTGCTGATCGGCGCCTTGTCCATCGACGCCAGCCAAGCCACCGGGGTGGTCAAGGAAGCGATGATCTACGCCAACGTCATCGGCAGCGACCTGGGGCCGAAGATCACCCCGATCGGCAGCCTGGCGACCCTGCTCTGGCTGCATGTGCTGGAGCGCAAGGGCATTCATATCGGCTGGGGCTATTACTTCCGGGTCGGCGTCGTGCTCACCGTGCCGGTGCTGCTGGTGACTTTGGCGGCCCTGGCGTTGCGGCTTTCCCTGGCCTAG
- a CDS encoding NADPH-dependent FMN reductase, translating into MSNVYKVAVLVGSLRTQSLNRKVALALAELAPANLQLGIVEIGDLPLYNEDIDGTPPASYTRFREQIAAADALLFVTPEYNRSVPAALKNAIDVGSRPYGKSAWGGKPGAVISVSPGAIGGFGANHHLRQSLVFLNVPCMQQPEAYLGGAGSAFDDAGKLSEATRPFLQSFINAYGQWVEQQKKA; encoded by the coding sequence ATGAGCAATGTCTACAAGGTTGCAGTGCTGGTCGGCAGTCTGAGAACGCAGTCCCTGAACCGCAAGGTCGCCCTGGCGTTGGCCGAGCTGGCCCCGGCGAACCTGCAGTTGGGCATCGTCGAGATCGGCGATCTGCCGCTCTACAACGAAGACATCGATGGGACGCCGCCGGCGAGCTACACGCGCTTTCGCGAACAGATCGCGGCCGCCGATGCGCTGTTGTTCGTCACCCCGGAATACAACCGTTCGGTGCCGGCGGCCCTGAAGAATGCCATCGACGTGGGTTCGCGGCCCTACGGCAAGAGTGCCTGGGGCGGCAAGCCGGGGGCGGTGATCAGCGTGTCCCCGGGGGCCATCGGCGGCTTTGGCGCCAATCATCATCTGCGCCAGTCCCTGGTGTTCCTCAATGTGCCGTGCATGCAGCAGCCCGAAGCCTACCTGGGCGGCGCCGGTTCAGCGTTCGACGACGCGGGCAAGCTGTCGGAGGCCACCCGGCCGTTCCTGCAGAGCTTCATCAACGCCTACGGCCAATGGGTCGAGCAACAGAAGAAAGCCTGA
- a CDS encoding LysR substrate-binding domain-containing protein — protein MRLRHIEVIQALLQTAHLGTAAELLQLSVAEVEALLRDAESHLGFMLFASVRGRLQATREARELQPAITRVYDAFEPLQRLADSLRFHQAPPLRIIGTPPLVQQLLPQCIAALRRRFPDTPCSLLSHGTREMVERLLLRDCDLGLSLHDPEHPDIYSQALAQGKLFLLAPHGWLQPRQKYAALQDLAGQAMLGLEGQDPLNVMLASKLQNLRPSPVIQTRVQTYQMMRSLVEAGEGLAIVDPFTAVGARSAGLDICPLSPPIGVTLYALRRQGSEASPWLNALLELLTEQAEALLAG, from the coding sequence ATGCGTCTACGTCATATCGAAGTGATTCAGGCCCTCCTGCAAACCGCCCACCTGGGCACCGCCGCCGAGCTGCTGCAGCTCTCGGTGGCCGAGGTCGAGGCCTTGCTGCGCGATGCCGAAAGCCACTTGGGGTTCATGCTGTTCGCCAGCGTGCGCGGACGCTTGCAGGCCACTCGCGAGGCCCGGGAGCTGCAACCGGCGATTACCCGGGTCTACGACGCCTTCGAGCCACTGCAACGCCTGGCCGATAGTTTGCGCTTTCACCAGGCACCGCCGTTGCGCATCATCGGCACCCCGCCGCTGGTCCAGCAACTGCTGCCGCAATGCATCGCCGCCCTGCGGCGGCGCTTTCCCGATACCCCGTGCAGCCTGCTCAGTCACGGCACCCGAGAGATGGTCGAGCGCCTGCTGCTGCGCGATTGCGACCTGGGCCTGAGCCTGCATGACCCCGAACACCCGGACATCTACAGCCAGGCACTGGCCCAGGGCAAGCTGTTCCTGCTGGCCCCCCATGGCTGGCTGCAGCCCCGGCAGAAATACGCCGCCCTGCAGGACCTGGCCGGCCAGGCCATGCTCGGCCTGGAAGGCCAGGACCCGCTGAACGTGATGCTCGCCAGCAAATTGCAGAACCTGCGGCCAAGCCCGGTGATCCAGACCCGCGTGCAGACCTATCAGATGATGCGCAGCCTGGTGGAAGCCGGCGAAGGACTGGCCATTGTCGACCCCTTCACCGCCGTCGGTGCCCGCAGTGCCGGGCTCGATATCTGCCCGCTGTCGCCGCCGATCGGCGTCACCTTGTACGCCCTGCGCCGCCAGGGCAGCGAGGCCTCGCCCTGGCTCAATGCCCTGCTGGAACTGCTGACCGAACAGGCCGAGGCCCTGCTGGCGGGTTAA